From one Drosophila gunungcola strain Sukarami chromosome 2R unlocalized genomic scaffold, Dgunungcola_SK_2 000006F, whole genome shotgun sequence genomic stretch:
- the LOC128254912 gene encoding uncharacterized protein LOC128254912 isoform X2 produces MALELNGDIVTRHTNVKCEIYDKLYFEVVTCRLKVLGRGIIGENIHIKVLQLPIRNATVNFGVYKKLSGYHPFLFNVTLDFCQFMRHPNPLSVFYLFFKALRPYSNLNHTCPFNHDIILKDFVLADLMYAKIPFPKGSYMFMIKVATEGVWRGVINAYFDINVDNNPNIRF; encoded by the exons ATGGCTTTAGAGCTCAATGGAGACATTGTTACCCGCCATACTAACGTTAAATGTGAAATATAtgacaaattatattttgaggTTGTTACATGTCGTCTAAAGGTTTTGGGACGTGGCATCATCGGTGAGAATATTCACATTAAAGTTTTACAACTTCCTATTAGAAATGCTACGGTCAATTTTGGCGTCTATAAGAAGCTGTCGGGATACCATCCATTTCTATTTAACGTTACCCTCGACTTTTGCCAATTTATGAGACATCCGAATCCGTTGAGTGTTTTCTACTTGTTTTTCAAGGCTTTGAGGCCATACAGTAATTTAAACCACACTTGTCCTTTCAAC CACGACATTATCCTGAAAGACTTTGTTTTGGCCGATCTAATGTACGCAAAAATTCCCTTTCCAAAGGGCAGCTACATGTTTATGATTAAAGTGGCCACCGAAGGCGTGTGGCGAGGCGTCATCAATGCATACTTTGACATTAACGTGGACAACAATCCAAATATACGTTTTTAg
- the LOC128254912 gene encoding uncharacterized protein LOC128254912 isoform X1, producing MKFTVNTVFGLLLMALELNGDIVTRHTNVKCEIYDKLYFEVVTCRLKVLGRGIIGENIHIKVLQLPIRNATVNFGVYKKLSGYHPFLFNVTLDFCQFMRHPNPLSVFYLFFKALRPYSNLNHTCPFNVSNHDIILKDFVLADLMYAKIPFPKGSYMFMIKVATEGVWRGVINAYFDINVDNNPNIRF from the exons ATGAAGTTTACAGTAAACACAGTGTTTGGCTTATTGTTAATGGCTTTAGAGCTCAATGGAGACATTGTTACCCGCCATACTAACGTTAAATGTGAAATATAtgacaaattatattttgaggTTGTTACATGTCGTCTAAAGGTTTTGGGACGTGGCATCATCGGTGAGAATATTCACATTAAAGTTTTACAACTTCCTATTAGAAATGCTACGGTCAATTTTGGCGTCTATAAGAAGCTGTCGGGATACCATCCATTTCTATTTAACGTTACCCTCGACTTTTGCCAATTTATGAGACATCCGAATCCGTTGAGTGTTTTCTACTTGTTTTTCAAGGCTTTGAGGCCATACAGTAATTTAAACCACACTTGTCCTTTCAACGTAAGTAAC CACGACATTATCCTGAAAGACTTTGTTTTGGCCGATCTAATGTACGCAAAAATTCCCTTTCCAAAGGGCAGCTACATGTTTATGATTAAAGTGGCCACCGAAGGCGTGTGGCGAGGCGTCATCAATGCATACTTTGACATTAACGTGGACAACAATCCAAATATACGTTTTTAg